A genomic stretch from Deltaproteobacteria bacterium includes:
- a CDS encoding HigA family addiction module antidote protein — protein sequence MVKNGLPAMHPGEFLVEILREMGLSQAEFARTIGVSPMRISHVVKGDRPVTAELALLFGRAFNQSPQYWLNLQASYDLKIARASIGKRLAGIQALAHA from the coding sequence ATGGTTAAGAATGGTTTGCCCGCAATGCATCCGGGAGAATTCCTGGTAGAAATTTTGAGAGAAATGGGGCTATCTCAAGCTGAGTTCGCGCGCACCATCGGGGTATCGCCTATGCGTATTTCTCATGTTGTCAAAGGTGATCGTCCGGTGACAGCAGAACTGGCGTTGCTGTTTGGTCGTGCATTCAATCAGTCACCACAATATTGGCTCAATCTTCAAGCATCTTACGATTTAAAGATTGCAAGGGCGAGTATCGGCAAACGCCTTGCTGGTATACAGGCCCTCGCGCATGCCTGA